ACGGTGTTGTCTTCGAGACGCCCGCCGAGTCGAGTGGTGTCATAGATGAACATCGTGGGTGTCTGGAACAACGGGATCCCGACGACGTACCTGGCCATCGCGTCTTGTCCGCTGAGCGCGGCCTCGATGCGCACGGCATCATCGAGCGTCACGTCGACCGCCTTCAACGTCTCGTCGATCTCGGGATCATCGGTTCGCGTCCAGTTCTGACCGGCGAACTTGTTGCTCTTGGCCGGGATGTTCTCCGAGCAGAAGAGCAGGCAGAGCCCTGGGTCAGGCGTGCCCACGGATGCGTACAGGCCCACCTGGTACTTGCCGGACGGCAACCGGGCACCGAAGAACGGGCCGGCGTCGATGTTCTTGAACGTCATGTCGAAGCCGGCTTCGGTGAGCTGGCTCTGCCACAGCTGCTCGGTCAGCTCCCGTTGTGCGTTGCCGGTGGTCGTGTTCAACACGAACGACGCCGTACGACCGTTCTTCTCCCAGATGCCGTCGCCGTTCTTCTCCCACCCGTCGCCGGTCATGAGCTCGTCGACGGTGTCGAGGTCGCGGCGATATTGCGCAAACGAGGGCTCGTGGAACGTGTCGAAGGTTGGCACAATGAAGCTGTCGAGCACCTGCCCTTCGTTGATCGCCGGCACCACGATCGCCTCGACGATGGCCTCGCGGTCAGTGGCGTACGCGACAGCCTGACGTACCGCCTCGCTGTCGAGGGGGAACTTGCTGGCGTTGATCCAGAACGCCTCGAACTGGTTCCCGAAGTTGAGCTGGTAGTCGAGGGTGTCAGACGCCTCGACGGTGTCGACGGCCCCTTCGATGGGCAAGGGATACGCGGCGACCACCTGACCAGACGTGATCGCCTCCAGTTCCGCCGCGCTGTCGGGGATGAACTGGAAGATCACCTTCTGGATCGTGGGCTGGATCCCCCAGAACGCCTCGTTGGGAACGAGTGTGATCGAACGGCCCTTCTCCCACCCATCCGATCCACCTTCGAGCTGCCATGCCCCGCCGGAGAAGTCGTAGCCGTCCTTCATGATCTTGTGACGGTTCTCGCCGTCCAACAGGTGGCTCGGCAGCAGGAAGTAGAAGCCACCGAAGAGATCGCGCCACGCCGCGAACGGATCGGTGAACGTGACCACGGCGACCTTCGGGTCGGTGGTGTCGATGCTCTCGATGAGCACGTACCCCGTGGAGTCGTAGATGTTCTTGCCGTTGACGATCTGATCCCAGGTGTATTCGAAGTCGGTGGAGGTGATGGGGGTGCCGTCGCTCCAGACCGCCTCCTCCTTGATGCGATATGTCACCGTCATCGGTGGTCCGGGGACGAGCGTGGGGAAGTCGACGAGCATGTCGCCGGGCACGTAGTTCCCGTCTGTGTCGACGTTGAGGGCCTGCGGCATCGTGAGGTTGCCGAGCGCCCAGTTGCCCCACGCCAGGGCCGCGCACGTGGAGATCCAGTCCGCGCAGAACGGCTCTTCCTCGGCCGCGATCCGGATCGTGCCTTCGTCATCGGCTTGGCGAACGCGCGCCTCGCCGGTGGACGCGCTCGCGGGGCTGAGAGCGAGTGCTCCCACGAGGAGACCGACGGCCGCGAGGGTCGCGACAACTCCGCGCGAATGACGATGTGCGTTCACTACAGAACCCCCAGTGTTCCACGCCAATGGTCGCCTCATAGATACCACAGCGTGGTCGCGATTTCACGCATGGCGCGAGCGCGGCGCGCGCCTGTCCACGCCCGGGTCAGGGTTGGAGGCGCAACGCGAGGATCAGCGTGGTGAAGGCGAAGATGACCGCGGTGATGATCGTGAGGCGGTCGAGGTTGCGCTCCACGACCGTGGAGCCCGCCATCGAACCGCCGAGCTGGCCACCGCCGAACATGTCGGACAGACCACCGCCTCGCCCTGAGTGCAGCAGGATCAGGAACACGAGCACGACCGCCATCAAGACGTCGATCACGATGAGAACGGTGTCGAGCACCCGAGCACTTTACCTCTACACCCGGTACCGGACGATACGGCCGAAGTCGTCCGGGTCGAGTGACGCACCCCCCACCAGTGCGCCGTCGATCTCCGGCATCGACATGAGATCCGCGATGTTGCCAGGCTTCACGCTGCCGCCGTACTGGATCCGCATGGCGTCTGCGGTCGCACCGTAGAGCTCGCGCAGCACGAGCCGGATCGTCCGGATCGTGGTATTGGCGTCGTCGGGTGTGGCGTTGCGCCCGGTGCCGATGGCCCAGATCGGCTCGTACGCGACCACGCACCGCTCGGCTTCGGGCGCCTTGATGCCGGTGAACGCGGCCCGAGTCTGCGCGGACACGCGGCCATCCGTCTCGCCCCGCTCGCGCTCTTCGAGCGTCTCGCCGACGCACACGATCGGGATCATCTCGTGCTTGAGGATGGCCTTCGCCTTCTTGTTGACCCACTCGTCGGACTCGCCGAAGAGCTGCCGTCGCTCGGAGTGGCCGACGATCACATACGAGACGTTCAGCTTGGCCAACATGGGCGGCGCCACCTCACCGGTGTAGGCGCCTTGTTCGTCCCAGTGACAGCTCTGTGCACCCAGCAACATCGGGATACGGTCGCCTTCGAGCAGGTTCTGGATCGAGCGGATTGCGGTGAACGGCGGACAGATCACGATGTCGCAGCCGTCGTAGTCGGACGACTCGAGACGGTACGAGAGCTTCTGAACGACCTGGATGGCGACCAGGTGGTCGTGGTGCATCTTCCAGTTGGCCGCCATCACGGGCTTGCGGTCTGTATTCACGGTGTCACACCTTCTCTCATCCGCCGAGACCTTCGCGCAACGCGCGCAACCCCGGGAGGTCTCCGTGCTCGAGGAGCTCCAGCGACGCTCCCCCGCCGGTGCTGACGTGGTCGATCTCACCAGCCAGGCCCATCTCTCGCACGGCAGCCGCGCTGTCACCGCCGCCGACGACGGTGAAGCCGCGACACGCGGCGACGGCGTCAGCGAGCGCTCGCGTGCCGGCGGCGAAGGGAGCCACCTCGAAGACACCCATCGGACCGTTCCACAGGACGGTTCTCGCATCAGCGAGCCGGTCGGCGAAGAGCGCGGCCGTCTCAGGACCGATGTCGAGCCCCATCCACCCGTCGGGGATCGCACCGGCGCTCACGATGCGCGTCGCTGCGTGGTCATCGATCTCCTGCGCCACCACGACATCCACCGGGACGTGCACGCGACCAGTCGTCAACAGGTCGCGACACTCCTCCACCATCTCGTGCTCGACGCGCGACTCGCCCACGCGGCCGCCCTCGGCGACCAGGAACGGAAACGCCATCGCACCGCCGACGAGCACTGCGTCGCACCGCTCGAGCAAGGCGCGGATCACCCCGAGCTTGTCGCTGACCTTCGCGCCACCAAGAATTGCGACGAAAGGCCGCGCGGGTTGTTCCAGCAGGCGGCCGAGCTCGTGGACCTCCTGCTCCAGCAGCCGACCAGCACCGGAGGGTCGGGTCTTTGGCGGTCCCACGATCGATGCGTGCGCGCGATGCGATGCGCCGAACGCCTCGTTCACATAGCAGTCGGCGAGGTCCGCAAGCGCTGCCGCGAACGCGGGGTCGTTCCCGGTTTCGCCGGGGTCGAAGCGCAGGTTCTCGAGCATGAGCACCCGACCGGGTTCCAGCTGCTCGACGGCCGCTTCGACCGCCGGCCCGACGACACCGGGTGCGACCGGCACATCAACTCCGAGCACCTCGCCCAGCCGGGCCGCGACCGGGGCCATCGAGAACTGGGGATCGGGTGTGCCCTTCGGTCGCCCGAGGTGCCCGCACGCGATGACGCGCGCCTTGCGCTCCACCAGCCACTCGATCGTCGGCCGAGCCGCCGCGATGCGAAGGTCGTCTTCGACTCGCCCATCACGCAGAGGCACGTTGAAGTCCACGCGCACGAGGACACGTGATCCCTCTTGGAGCGGCAAGTCTTCCAGCCGCGGCAGCTCCATCATTCTGGTCGCGCTCGCTCGGCCGCAGGGTACCTGCGTCCGCCCTGCGGGACGCTCGGCTGCTCCACCGGGCTCGGTCGGGCGATTGTCAGGCGCCGATGAACGCGGCCAGGTCTACCAGGCGGTTCGAGTAGCCCCATTCGTTGTCGTACCAGCCAAGCACCTTGACCATGCTCGCGTTCGCCATGGTGTCGCGCGCGGAGAAGATGCACGAAGCGGGGTTCCCGACGATGTCAGCCGAGACCAACGGCTCTTCCGTGTACTCGAGCACCTGCCGGTATGACACGTCGTTGGCCGCTTCGGCAAATGCCGCGTTGACCTCGTCGATGCTCGCGGACTTCTTGAGCTCCGCTGACAGGTCGGTGATGGAGCCGACAGGCGTGGGCACACGGAGTGCCGTGCCGTCGAGGATGCCCTGGAGCTCAGGAAGCACGAGCCCGATCGCCTTGGCCGCGCCGGTGCTGCTCGGGATGATCGACAGGTTCGCGGCTCGCATCCGCCGGAGGTCGGGTGCTCCCGAACGGCTTGTCTGCGCGAGGTCTTGGAGCGATTGGTCGCTCGTGTACGCGTGCACCGTCGTCATGAAGCCGCGCTCGATGCCGAAGCTGTCGTTGAGAACCTTGGCCATGGGTGCCAGGCAGTTGGTGGTGCACGAGGCGTTCGAGATGACCTGGTGCTTGTCGGCGTCGAACACTGCGTCGTTGACGCCCATGCAGATCGTGGCGTCGGCGTCGCCACTTGGCGCGGAGATGATGACGCGCTTCGCACCGCCCTTCAGGTGTTCAGCCGCCTTCTCACGCGCCGTGAACAGCCCGGTGGATTCGATGACCACGTCGACGCCGTTGGCGCCCCATGGGATCTCGCCGGGGTCCATGACCTCGAGCTTGCGCACCTCCTGCCCATCGACCGAGAAGCCGTTGTCGGTCGCCTTGATCTCGTGGGCCAACCGTCCGCCCACCGAGTCGTGCTTGAGGAGGAACGCCATCGTCGCGCTGTCGCCCATCGGGTCGTTGACCGCGACCAGCTCGACGCCGGCGCCCGCGCCGCGATCGAGGATCGCCCGGTAGAAGGACCGGCCGATGCGGCCGAAGCCGTTGATGCCGACGCGAACCGTCATGTGATCCATCCTCTCAGACTGTCGTTCATCTGGACTCCAGTTCTCCGCTCTCGGCGCCTTCGGCGCCGGGTCGCTTGGGCCCCGGCTCACTGCGGCGCAGGGTACCTGCGCCGCGGACGTTCGCCTCCAGCAGATCGCGGAGCGCCGTCGCCAATCTCGCGGGATCGTGCGCCACACCTCGGGGCACCGTCACCTCGGCGGCGACGGGACGCGCGCCCAACTCCTGGATCTCGCCCTCGTCGCATGCGAGCGCCGTCGGACCGTACAGGAACGCGTCGACCCGAGCCCCGTGCTCCAGCACCGCACGCAAGTGGTCGGCGGCATCCAGACCTTCGGTCTCCGGCAGCTGCGACCGGAGGTTGCACACCTGGACGACCTGCGCCTGTGTGGACGCGACCGCGTCCCGCAGCGCGGGCACGGCGAGCACCGGCAGCAAGCTGGTGAAGAGCGACCCCGGCGCCAGCACGACCTGGTCGGCATCGGCGATGGCCGCCACGGCATCGGGATGAGCAGGCGCATCGGCAGGAACGAGCTCGACGTGGCGGATCCGACCGGAGACGTTCATGACCGCGACCTGGCCCTCTACTGACCGGCCGCCGGCCGACTCGCTGTCGACCTGGGCCTTGAGCACCACAGGGTCGGTCGTCGCAGGCAAGACGCGGCCGACGACCTCGAGCAGGCGCCCAGCTTCATCGATTGCCGCGGCGAAGTCGGAGAGCGTCTCCGCGAGGCCGACGAGCACGAGGTTGCCGAGCGCGTGCCCGTCGAGGTCGCCGCTCACGAACCGGTGCTCGAACGCGTCGGCCCATCTGTTTCCCGGCGCGGCGAGTGCCACGAGGCATTTGCGTACGTCACCGGGCGCGGGCACATCGAGGTCGCGGCGGAGACGGCCCGACGAGCCGCCGTCATCGGCCACGCTCACGACCGCGGTGGTCGCGTCGGCGTACTGACGGATGGCACGCAGCGCAACGGCGAGTCCGTGCCCGCCACCGAGTGCGACGACTTTCCCGCTCTTGCCGCCTGCGGCGGCGGGCCGCTCGGGCCCCGCCTCGCTGCGGCGCAGGGTACCTGCGCCGCGATCGCTCGCCTCAGGTTCAGCCACGGTCGAGATCCCGATGATGGACGCGAGCGGGGAAGCCGAGCTTGTCGAGCACCTTCGCCAGCTCGGTTGCGATGACGACCCCCCGGTGGCGGCCGCCGGTGCAGCCGACTCCGATCGAGAGGTACGCCTTGCCCTCACGCGCGTAGGCCGGGAGCAGCAGCTCGAAGAGGCGCGCGAGCTCCTCGAGGAATGCCTTCGCCTCGGGCTGCTGGAGCACGTAGCGCCGCACCTTGGCATCGGTGCCCGGGAGCGGGCGGAGTCGCTCCACCCAATGCGGATTTGGCAGAAAGCGGCAGTCGAACACCAGGTCCACGTCGAGAGGCACACCGTGCTTGTACCCGAACGACACCACGCTGGCCTGGAGTGGAGCCCCGGCGTGCTCGTCCTCGGTGAAGAGCTCCCGTACGCGCTCTCGGAGCTCGTGCACGTTGAAGTTCGAAGTGTCGAGTACCAGGTCGGCTTGGCCCTTGAGCTCTTCGAGCAGCTCGCGCTCTCGCGCGATGCCCTCGGACATCCGGTCCGGGCCGGCCAGCGGATGGGGACGACGCGACGCTTCGAACCGGCGGACGAGGGTCTCGTCGCTGGCATCGAGGAACAGCACGCGCGTGCGCACGCCCGACTCGCGCAGCTCCGAGAGCGCGGCGGCAAGCTCTTCCATGAATGCACCCGAACGAACGTCCACCACGAGCGCATAGAGAGTGGGGCGATCCCCCTCACGCGCCAGCTCGGCGACCTTGGGGATGAGCGCCGGCGGCACGTTGTCGATCACGAAGAACCCGACGTCCTCGAGACTGTCCGCGACCGATGAGCGGCCCGCACCCGACATCCCGGTGACGATCATGACTTCGAGCGGATGCTCCGTCACCGTGCCGGCCCTTCCTGCGAGTGCAGCTGCTCGTAGACGGCCGTGGCGACGGCCTCGGGCAGCCACGACAAGGCCTTGAGAGCATCGAGCTCAACGAGACGCAGCTTCTTCACGGACCCGAACTCTCGCAGGAGTCGGGTGCGGCGCGTCGGGCCGAGGCCCGGCACGTCGTCCAGGACCGAGCGGGTCACGGTCTTCGCGCGGAGCTTCCGGTGATACGTGATCGCGGACCGGTGCGCCTCGTCACGCACCTGCTGGAGCAGGAAGAGCGCTTCGGAGTCGCGCGCGATGCGCACCGGTTCGTCCCGGTCGGGTAGGTACACCTCTTCGAACCGCTTGGCGAGCGCGGCCACCGAGACATCTTCGAGGCCCAGCTCTTCGAGCACGCGGATCGCCACGTTGAGCTGACCGCGCCCGCCGTCTACGAGCAGCAGGTTCGGAGGGTACGCGAACCGGCGACCTCGCCGAGCCCCCTCCTCGCGGTCTTCGAGGTAGCGCTGGAAGCGTCGGGTGAGTACCTCCTCCATCGCCGCGAAGTCGTCTTGGCCCTCTTGCGACCGGACCTTGAAGTGGCGGTAGTCCGAGCGCTTGGCGAGGCCATCCTCCATGACGACCATCGAGCCGACGATCTCGGTTCCTTGCAGGTTCGAGATGTCGAAGCACTCGATGCGCAGGGGTGCGTCCGGCAGGTCGAGCGCGGCTTGCAGTGCCGTGAGCGCACGCGCGCGTGCGTTGTGATCGCTCGCGCGACGGAGGCGGTGCTGAACGAATGCCTCCTCCGCGTTCCGAGTGACTGTGCTCAGCAACTCGCGCTTCGCGCCCCGTCGCGGAACTCGCACGCGCACTGGCGCGCCGCGTGCCTTGGTGAGGAAGGCCTCGTACAGCTGAATGTTCTCCGGCTCCACCGGCACGAGCACCTCGCGCGGCACGTCCTCGGCGGGGGCGTCCGCGTACAACTGCTCGAGCAGTCGCCCGATCAACGCGGGAGTGTCGAGGTCCTCGACCTTGTCGACGACCAGGCCCTTGCGCCCGACCACGCGGCCCCGACGGACCAGGAACACCTGCACCGCCGCCTCGAGTGGGTCCTCGGCCAGCGCGATCGCGTCGAAGTCCTCTTCCTTGGGTGCCACCATCTGTTGGCGCTCGATGGCCTTGCGCACCGACGTGATCTGATCTCGAACTCGAGCCGCCCGCTCGAACTCGAGCGAGTCGGCCGATTCGTGCATCGCCTTGTCGAGGCGATCGAGGACCGCGGCGGTGTCACCGTCTAGGAAGCCGAGCAGCTCCTTAACGAGATCGTCGTAGTCGGTCTTGGAGACCTCACCAACGCACGGCGCTGCGCACTTCTCGATGTGTGCATAGAGGCACGGGCGCCCGAGCCGGTGGTGGCGGTCGAACTTCGGCTTGGTGCAGGTGCGGATCGGGAATGTGCGCAGCAAGAGATCGAGCGTCTCGCGGATCGCATAGGCGTGCGCATACGGACCGAAGTAGCGGACGCCCTTCCGCTTGGCCCCTCGGAGCACCATGGCCCGCGGCCATTCCTCGTCGAGCGTCACCGCGAGGTACGGATATGACTTGTCGTCCTTGTAGCGGATGTTGAAGCGCGGGTGGTGCCGTTTGATCAGGTTGTACTCGAGGAACAGCGCCTCGACCTCGTTGCGGACCTCGATCCACTCGACCGTCTCGGCTGCGGTCACCATCTGGCGCGTGCGGGACAGCAGCGTGTCGGGCGCGGCGAAATAGTTCGCGAGCCTGTTCCGCAGGCTGCTGGCCTTACCCACGTAAAGGACGCGGCCCTGGGCGTCCTTGAACTGGTACGAGCCCGGCCCGTCGGGGATCGTCGCGGGCGGTGGGCGCAGCACACCCCCATTGTCCCCCGCGACGACCCGTAGCTGGCGAGCGTCCCGAAGGGCGGCGGTGGCGTCCGTGCGGCTGTGCCGTCGGACGCCGCAGGAGACGAAGCCTGCGGAATCGACCAATGGTGCAGGTATCGTGCCGCCGAGCGAGCGGTACAGTGGAAGAGGCCGGCCTGGAAGAACCGGCCACAAGATCGGCTTCGGGGCCGACAACCCCGCGGTGTGGCGACCAGGCTGTCCCCGCCGGCCAATACCGGAGCCGCCCCACAAAGGGGCTCGACATCATGCTGCGACTCCAGGTCCAACTGCCGGACCGCTACACCCACGCGACGCCCGATCAGCTCGATGAGTGGATCGGCGCAGCCAAGGACTCGCTGGGCGATCGGCTGCTGATCCTCGGGCACCACTACCAGCGCCCCGAGGTCATCAAGTGGGCCGACCTGCGCGGCGACTCGTTCAAGCTCGCCCAGTGGGCGGCGGAGAACGACCACGCCACCGACATCGTGTTCTGCGGTGTGCACTTCATGGCCGAGGCGGCCGACATCCTCACGGGTGACCATCAGCGAGTTGTGCTGCCCGACCTGAACGCAGGCTGCTCGATGGCCGACATGGCCGACATCGACCAGGTCGAAGAGGCCTGGGAGGAGATCGCGTCGGTCACCGACATCAGTCGCGTCGTTCCCATCACGTACATGAACTCCTCCGCGGCGTTGAAGGCATTCGTGGGTGACCACGGTGGCGCGGTGTGCACGTCGTCGAACGCGCAGGCGATCCTCGAATGGGCCTTCGAGCGGGGCGACAAGGTGCTGTTCTTCCCCGACCAGCACCTCGGTCGCAACACCGGGTTCACGATGGGCTACGACGAGTCCCACATGCGCGTATGGAACCCGCATCGTGACCTCGGTGGCATGACCGACCGAGACGTGAAGGAGGCAACCTTCCTGCTTTGGAAGGGTCACTGCACGGTGCACCAGCGGTTCCTGCCCGAGCACGTGGCCGCGTTCCGCGCGGAGCACCCAGATGGCGAAGTGATCGTGCACCCTGAATGCCGGCACGAGGTTGCGGAGCTGGCCGATCGCGTCGGCTCCACCGAGCGCATCATGGAGTGGGTCGATGCCGCGCCGACCGGCTCGGCGATGGCGATCGGCACCGAGATCCACATGATCCAGCGGCTCGCGTCGGAACATCCCGACAAGACGGTGGTGTCACTCGACCCGCTCGTCTGCCCGTGCTCCACGATGTTCCGCATCGACGGACCACACCTGGCGTGGTGCTTGGAATCCCTCGCGCGTGGCGAGGTGGTGAATCAGATCGTCGTCGACGACCGCACCGCCGAGTCAGCACGGGTTGCGCTCCAACGCATGCTCGACATCAAAGGCGCGCCCGTGGAGCCGAGCAAGGTCGACTAACGCGTCCTAGCGCCGAGCGCGGCGCCGACGGTCGACCGCCAGATCCTTCGAACTGCACGAGGGTTTTGGAGCGCCAACCCTGCCCCGCGGATGAACGCGACCACCAACGCGCCGAACCGTTGCGGTGTCGTCCACCAGAGTCCCGCAAATCGCAGCGTGCCGCGCCACCACGTCAGCTCGCGCTCGAAGCTCGAGGCCGCGGAGCTGCCCTGATCGTGCATCGCCCATTCGTGGGGCAGCGCGACGATCTTCCATCCGGCGCCGCGCAGCCGACGGCAGAGATCGAGATCCTCACCGTACAGGAAGTACTCCTCGTCGAACCCCCCGACGTTCGCGAGTGCGTCACGTCGTGCGAGCCAGGCGGTCGCCGCCAGGGCTTCCACACCGGTCGGTGACATCGGGATTCGCTCCACGTGGTCACGCAAGGCTCCGATCCGTGCCGCAACCCATCGTGCGATCGACCAGCGAGCGAGGCGCCGCGCGCCAGTCGCTCGTCCGAGGAGATGCAGCACTCCCAGCTCGCGACCCTGGCTCCGATCGGGTTCGCTCGTCACCGAGTCACGCACGACGCCCTGGACGATCGCGACCTCGGGATGTGCATCGAGGTACCGAACACCAGCGGCGATGCCTTCCGCACGCGGCGCGGCGTCGGGATTGAGCACGAGCACATACCGACTGGTTCCGCGCTCGAAGCCGCGGTTCTGGCCGGCGCCGAACCCCGGATTGTCCGGGTGGGCCAGGACGGTTGCACCCGCGAGGGTGGCGATGGCACCACTCTCGTCGTCACCATGATCGACGACGATCACCTGACCCACTCCGTGGATCCGGCACGCGGCGCCAAGACAGCGGTCGATCACGTCGGCGCTGCGGTATGCCACGACGACGACGTCGACAACTGCGTCGACACTCGCGGGCGCGAGCGTGCTGGTCATGCGGATGCGCCTCGCAGCGCGCGGGCAGTACCGCGGTGACGCCAGAGGTGGCGGCATACCGCGCGGGCGTGAGCCACGCCGCGGCGCGTGAAGAGACGACGGTGCCGGCGCCGGGGAGGGTGGTGGCACCGCGCGAGCGCTACTTGCACGACTCTCCAGCCGGAACGGCGTGCGCGTAGACAGAAGTCGACGTCCTCGGGACCGAACAGATAGGACTCGTCCAGCCCGCCCACCGCGTCAAAGGTGGACCGCCGAATCAGCTGACATGCGCCGATGCCGAAGTCGACGTCCCACATCGACGGGTCGCTTCGAATGGCCGGCGCGTAGTCGTTCCGGAGATTGCAGAGGCGCAAGATCTTGCGGCCGAGACTCGGTGCCCGACCGGCGGTCTGTTCGGGAGCTTGGCCGCCGAACACCGGCACGGCGATCCCGACGCCGGGGTCCGCAGCCGCGGCGGACAGCGATTGCAGGCAGGTCGGTTCGAGTTGGGCGTCGCTGTCGAGCAGGCAGATCAAGTCCGCGCCACTTGCGAGGATGCCCTGATTGCGGCCTCCGGCGACGCCGCGGTTGTGTTCGTTGCGCACAACCTCCACGCGCGAGTCGTGATCGAGTGAGACCGGAGCGTCCGAACCGTTGTCGATCACGAGTACACGGACCTCGACGCCTTGGGATGCCAATGCTGAATCGATTGCGCGCTCGAGCAGCTCACCGTCATTCCAGGTGAGGACGATCACGTCGATCCGCGGCATCATCACATCACCGCGGCGAGCGTCACCAGGGCGGCCGTTGCGAGCGCGGCGACCGCCGCGCTGGGCCGTACGACGTCGCGCTCGATGGCTCGAGCGCCGGCAACGAGCAGGGCGGTCTGAAGGACCTCGGTTGCGAGGAGTGCTATCGCCGCGCCGAGGAGACCGTGTGCGCTGACCAGCCAGATGCACAGCCCGACGTTGACCGCGAAAGCCGCCGCCCCGATCCTGAGCACGCCCGCATGCCGACCCCGCGCGGTCCGAACGTGCAACTCGAGGCCGTTCCACACCAGGAGCGGCG
This genomic window from Acidimicrobiia bacterium contains:
- a CDS encoding ABC transporter substrate-binding protein, which produces MGALALSPASASTGEARVRQADDEGTIRIAAEEEPFCADWISTCAALAWGNWALGNLTMPQALNVDTDGNYVPGDMLVDFPTLVPGPPMTVTYRIKEEAVWSDGTPITSTDFEYTWDQIVNGKNIYDSTGYVLIESIDTTDPKVAVVTFTDPFAAWRDLFGGFYFLLPSHLLDGENRHKIMKDGYDFSGGAWQLEGGSDGWEKGRSITLVPNEAFWGIQPTIQKVIFQFIPDSAAELEAITSGQVVAAYPLPIEGAVDTVEASDTLDYQLNFGNQFEAFWINASKFPLDSEAVRQAVAYATDREAIVEAIVVPAINEGQVLDSFIVPTFDTFHEPSFAQYRRDLDTVDELMTGDGWEKNGDGIWEKNGRTASFVLNTTTGNAQRELTEQLWQSQLTEAGFDMTFKNIDAGPFFGARLPSGKYQVGLYASVGTPDPGLCLLFCSENIPAKSNKFAGQNWTRTDDPEIDETLKAVDVTLDDAVRIEAALSGQDAMARYVVGIPLFQTPTMFIYDTTRLGGRLEDNTVMGPFFTMNEWILL
- the secG gene encoding preprotein translocase subunit SecG, translated to MLDTVLIVIDVLMAVVLVFLILLHSGRGGGLSDMFGGGQLGGSMAGSTVVERNLDRLTIITAVIFAFTTLILALRLQP
- the tpiA gene encoding triose-phosphate isomerase → MAANWKMHHDHLVAIQVVQKLSYRLESSDYDGCDIVICPPFTAIRSIQNLLEGDRIPMLLGAQSCHWDEQGAYTGEVAPPMLAKLNVSYVIVGHSERRQLFGESDEWVNKKAKAILKHEMIPIVCVGETLEERERGETDGRVSAQTRAAFTGIKAPEAERCVVAYEPIWAIGTGRNATPDDANTTIRTIRLVLRELYGATADAMRIQYGGSVKPGNIADLMSMPEIDGALVGGASLDPDDFGRIVRYRV
- a CDS encoding phosphoglycerate kinase — its product is MMELPRLEDLPLQEGSRVLVRVDFNVPLRDGRVEDDLRIAAARPTIEWLVERKARVIACGHLGRPKGTPDPQFSMAPVAARLGEVLGVDVPVAPGVVGPAVEAAVEQLEPGRVLMLENLRFDPGETGNDPAFAAALADLADCYVNEAFGASHRAHASIVGPPKTRPSGAGRLLEQEVHELGRLLEQPARPFVAILGGAKVSDKLGVIRALLERCDAVLVGGAMAFPFLVAEGGRVGESRVEHEMVEECRDLLTTGRVHVPVDVVVAQEIDDHAATRIVSAGAIPDGWMGLDIGPETAALFADRLADARTVLWNGPMGVFEVAPFAAGTRALADAVAACRGFTVVGGGDSAAAVREMGLAGEIDHVSTGGGASLELLEHGDLPGLRALREGLGG
- the gap gene encoding type I glyceraldehyde-3-phosphate dehydrogenase, translating into MTVRVGINGFGRIGRSFYRAILDRGAGAGVELVAVNDPMGDSATMAFLLKHDSVGGRLAHEIKATDNGFSVDGQEVRKLEVMDPGEIPWGANGVDVVIESTGLFTAREKAAEHLKGGAKRVIISAPSGDADATICMGVNDAVFDADKHQVISNASCTTNCLAPMAKVLNDSFGIERGFMTTVHAYTSDQSLQDLAQTSRSGAPDLRRMRAANLSIIPSSTGAAKAIGLVLPELQGILDGTALRVPTPVGSITDLSAELKKSASIDEVNAAFAEAANDVSYRQVLEYTEEPLVSADIVGNPASCIFSARDTMANASMVKVLGWYDNEWGYSNRLVDLAAFIGA
- a CDS encoding gluconeogenesis factor YvcK family protein, which produces MAEPEASDRGAGTLRRSEAGPERPAAAGGKSGKVVALGGGHGLAVALRAIRQYADATTAVVSVADDGGSSGRLRRDLDVPAPGDVRKCLVALAAPGNRWADAFEHRFVSGDLDGHALGNLVLVGLAETLSDFAAAIDEAGRLLEVVGRVLPATTDPVVLKAQVDSESAGGRSVEGQVAVMNVSGRIRHVELVPADAPAHPDAVAAIADADQVVLAPGSLFTSLLPVLAVPALRDAVASTQAQVVQVCNLRSQLPETEGLDAADHLRAVLEHGARVDAFLYGPTALACDEGEIQELGARPVAAEVTVPRGVAHDPARLATALRDLLEANVRGAGTLRRSEPGPKRPGAEGAESGELESR
- the rapZ gene encoding RNase adapter RapZ encodes the protein MTEHPLEVMIVTGMSGAGRSSVADSLEDVGFFVIDNVPPALIPKVAELAREGDRPTLYALVVDVRSGAFMEELAAALSELRESGVRTRVLFLDASDETLVRRFEASRRPHPLAGPDRMSEGIARERELLEELKGQADLVLDTSNFNVHELRERVRELFTEDEHAGAPLQASVVSFGYKHGVPLDVDLVFDCRFLPNPHWVERLRPLPGTDAKVRRYVLQQPEAKAFLEELARLFELLLPAYAREGKAYLSIGVGCTGGRHRGVVIATELAKVLDKLGFPARVHHRDLDRG
- the uvrC gene encoding excinuclease ABC subunit UvrC, with protein sequence MLRPPPATIPDGPGSYQFKDAQGRVLYVGKASSLRNRLANYFAAPDTLLSRTRQMVTAAETVEWIEVRNEVEALFLEYNLIKRHHPRFNIRYKDDKSYPYLAVTLDEEWPRAMVLRGAKRKGVRYFGPYAHAYAIRETLDLLLRTFPIRTCTKPKFDRHHRLGRPCLYAHIEKCAAPCVGEVSKTDYDDLVKELLGFLDGDTAAVLDRLDKAMHESADSLEFERAARVRDQITSVRKAIERQQMVAPKEEDFDAIALAEDPLEAAVQVFLVRRGRVVGRKGLVVDKVEDLDTPALIGRLLEQLYADAPAEDVPREVLVPVEPENIQLYEAFLTKARGAPVRVRVPRRGAKRELLSTVTRNAEEAFVQHRLRRASDHNARARALTALQAALDLPDAPLRIECFDISNLQGTEIVGSMVVMEDGLAKRSDYRHFKVRSQEGQDDFAAMEEVLTRRFQRYLEDREEGARRGRRFAYPPNLLLVDGGRGQLNVAIRVLEELGLEDVSVAALAKRFEEVYLPDRDEPVRIARDSEALFLLQQVRDEAHRSAITYHRKLRAKTVTRSVLDDVPGLGPTRRTRLLREFGSVKKLRLVELDALKALSWLPEAVATAVYEQLHSQEGPAR